The following is a genomic window from Bufo gargarizans isolate SCDJY-AF-19 chromosome 10, ASM1485885v1, whole genome shotgun sequence.
TCTTTCTCCAATAGGTATGATACTTGTCAAAGTGGTTTCATCTCCAGTTACATAAATGGACCATCAAGGGAAGACCTTAACACTGAAGactatttttgttattttgattGTACAGTTGTGCTTAGCCattattttatattcattttatAACTATGAAAATCGCTCAGTGTCTAGTTATGAATTTTCCTATACAAGTATACATCGAGAACTGGCTAATGACACGAAGATCATCCTTGTTTGGACCTGGccatttggtgacacatttccacTTAATGAATGTCCACCATACACTAATATTTCTGGATGCTTTTACACAGCTAACAGAACCTTGTATTCTTCTGCAGATGCAATTGTTATGCATCACAGAGATGTATGTCATTCCAGAAAACAGCTACCCCAGATACCAAGATCACCAAATCAGTATTGGGTATGGTTTAACTTGGAGTCTCCATCACACAGCCCACACTTGCATTTTATGGATAATCTCATCAACCTCACAATGTCTTATAGAGCTGATTCAGATATTTTCTCACCTTATGGCTGGCTAGAGCCGAATCAGCGAGAAGAGAACTTCACAATTTCTCCAAAGACTAAATTGGTGGCCTGGGCAATCAGTAACTGGAACCCAAAATCTAATAGAGTACGGTATTACAAAGAGCTCAAAAAATTTCTTCCTGTAGACATATATGGAAGACAGCATTTAGCTCTCCCAACAAATGAACATGAAAAAACATTGTCCAAGTATAAGTTTTATCTCGCCTTTGAAAACACAATTCATGaagattatattacagagaaactcTGGAAGAATGCATTGAAATCTGGTTGTGTGCCAGTTGTATTGGGACCGCCTCGAAAAAATTATGAGCGGTTTATTCCGAAAGACTCTTTTCTACATGTTGATGACTTCTCCACGCCTGAAGAGCTTGCTAAATATATCTTAAAGTTGGACAATGATGACAAAGCTTACCAGCAGTATTTTACATGGAGGTCCAGACTTCATCCCTTTGCAGATACTAACTGGCAGACCCATTactgcagagtatgtaaagcaATAAAAGAAGCTCCTGCATACAAAACTATTTCAAAACTTGGAGAATGGTACAAATAATTACAGGGTGGTTTCTCAGGTTGTTTCTATATTAGCTGAAATTCAGTATGAAAATATTAAATTTTTAGGCAATTCTAATCACATGTTGCATTTTTGTAGTTCAGTGCATTTTTTCAAAAGCTTATGTatatgaaataaagaaaaaaatacaaaaaaatacttgTCTAAGGAGAAACACTTGTACAAAATCAAATGAAATTTATGGCATTTTTTGCGAGCCACTAAAACTGTGAAGAAACCACTGCAGTTTTATCAGCACTGACATAACAcagtcaggcctctttcacacaaccattttttcttttcatttttcatttcttcttttgcgttccgtttacggtccatatacggtccatatacggaaccattcatttcaacggttccgcaaaaaaaaaaaaactgaatgtactccgtatgcattacgtttccgtatttctgtttttctgttccgttgaaagatagaacatgtcctattattgcccgcaaatcacattctgtggctccattcaagtcaatgggtccacaaaaaaaagggaagacatacggaaatgcatctgtatgtcttacgtatccgttccgtttttgcggaaccatcgaaaattttatgcctagcccaattttttctatgtaattactgtatgctgtatatgccatacggaaaaacggaacagaaacggaaacacaacggaagcaaaaaacggatctaAGAAAAATggaccatacggtcgtgtgaaagaggcctcagtgttgagcaagtctccacagttatgtaaacagaagacaaagaagtgttgctaaggctcaaaatgggccatttGGGCCAATGACAGTTACACGTTAAATCAACAACATTTCAATTTATGTTGTgggtttcaccctttgcaattcaaagcaaatctgcaataaaaacctcaacaaatCTGCAAATCACAGCAAAATCTGCACATTGTGGCCTTGACAATGAAATTGTAATTTAATGCATTTTATTTTCAAGCATTTTTTTCACGCCctcttaaaaaaatacaaataaaaaaaatgcaaaaagactGTATGAAGGAAGATTATGTTATTGATTATATTAACTTTTAGAGTGCTGCCACATGTTaaagtttttgatgcagttttttttttttttaaagtagagaAGTAGTATCTGCACTTTCTCTGCTTTTATTATCCACAACTGTTTTTGGCTTCAAAGGCCGCATCAAAAAGCCTGAATGTGTGTTGTACTCATAGAGTGTTATTGAAGGGTACCTGCTCTGACCacccctctctccctctccttGATTAACAGAGCCATTGCATTGTCATTTTGTCAGGTCCTGTCAACCAAGAAGGAGATGGAGGGGCTTGGGCCCACCATTTGTGAACTTAAAAGGAACTTATGTCGATTTTGCttcagacagcatgttatagagcaggaggagctgagcagattgatatatagttttgagtTAAAAGAGTCAGCCTAacctgtattttattcatttaaattcctgttcattctgggctttgaagtcaaggaggcggtcttatcagtgattgacagccttcctctGTAAATGCGTACACagtgatagctgtcaatcactgataggaccgcctcattcacttcaaaacCCAGAATGAACATGAATTTAAGTGAACAAAATACAGGTTAGGCTgactcttttcccacaaaactatataccaATGTGCTTACCATGGtgcctgtagcttacattgcattttataGGTGGATGACTAAGTGAAAGGAATCCTGGTGACACTTTTCCTTTAAGAGTAAATCCACAGTGGGCATAAATGACATGGGAAAAACACACTGTGGATTTTGCCATGTATCCGCAGAAAAAGTTAAATGGtctcaaatttttttaaacaactTATTCTCAGTGGTCACTTGAGGTGAACCTGAATAAATGTGCAAATTAGTtggattcataattttttttttatgtgggtcACCCTAAAAACCTCTTTGAAATCCCTACCACTAGAGGCCTCCATTCTAGCAATTCTGTCCTTAGCAGCTGATTCTGTCCTTACCTCAGCTGATCGTAATTTTGAAAGATACTGGAAGGAATAAATGTACTTCATTTATAAACACTGTGTGCTTGGGAGTCTACCTCTGCTCTCCTCAGGCTGGTCAAAAGTTTGTGAAGGGAAGTCTAGACTAGTATAGCTCTGGTAGAGGCCTACATGTGGTCACACCCAACAGCTCAGAGAGGACAGCATAATGTAGCTCTACAACAGCAGAGCAATTAGCAGCCAAGAACACAGTACCTGAATGCTCGGGGAGGCCAAATTATAATCCAAGCCAAGTCCCCAGCCAGGACTTTAAGAGAAATTGGGGCAAAATCCATGTGAATAACGTATTAATTTTGCTATTGCAAAGGGAATCTATGGTGGAAACCTATAGCATAAATTTATATACTGCAGATTTAAAATTGCACTGCCTGTAAATTTCCACAGAGGAGCACTACATGTCAGTGGTTGGCAGAAGAGAAGGAACATCCAGTACAGAAGAGACTGTTTCTACTAGTGATACATAAATGTCAGCTTCTGGAATCAAAATGTGACGTGTACTCAAATATTATTtatagacatgtgaatggagtatTTTCATTgaagtatatacaatatatatgccACCAGGCAAAATTCACGTCAGGTACACCACTGCTAGGTTCTTTTGTTCCATATAATTACAGTTCAAGagcacctgtcaccacaaaatgcagtgcaatctgtaggtagcgtgttatagagcaggaggagctgagcaggttgatataTAGTTCAGTAaaccttgtaatttatacatttatatctctgctgttTCTGacctaaaggagttatcccaagactaatgtaaataatgaaaatcagacatcatgtagtacatgacaacctctttctatcaTAGCTATAATCActcattgctctactagatttatagcAAATGGGCAGTTCAAGGGGAGAGTTCACTCTATCACAACTtagggggcagttgaaggatgaaactgagcatgtgcggccatctcagtgagtaggacaaagaaaaaagaaaaaacaaacagcaggtggtgctatacagatacattttattaaatatctcagtggctatgtgttgaggaagggttgaaacacatgcatatatatatatatacaaatatgcatgcatatatgatatatatgcatgcattaatggTCACTTTATAgggtgatgtgcgcagatgtgcccttagtggctcatggtggcccctgtgggagatctgtgcccccttataatataggggctgtgcccccttatagtgtaGAGGCTCTTCCCTTTTATAGTATAGGGGCTGTGCCCCTTATAGTATGAAACTATGTCCCCTTACATCCCCCTTCATAACATATTTGCCCCCTGATGTATGATCAATGTATatgatatgatatatatatatatatatatatatatatatcccccccATCTCCATAGGCTGTAGCCAGGTGCATCAGTGTTAAtgggccccaagcattcacaccgatgcaatctggctaattgcatcagaatgaccggaaaagggtccggtcatcctgatggatacaaagagctcagattcaactgcgccgctggagataattaggCATGATAGAAGGGagggagaaacctcccctccCTTTATTATGCacattccgacagtgcgattactaTCACGCTGTCAGGAATGCCAGGTGCTGCAGGcaggagatcaaaggcttctcccgcctgtctgGGGAGTCCCTCTGTATAGGACCCGGGCACCGTCCACCACTTATCTGTCATCGCCCCTCTCTGGGAAACCGGTTTACTCCTGGGCGGAGCCTGCTCTCAAAACCGACACAACCGCAGCATGTTTCTATGTAAATTTCTAACAGGACCTTCGCCCTCCTCTGATTCAACATCGCCCTCCTCTGATTCACTGCACAAAACCCAGGGAAAGACGAACTGAGGTATGACACTGTGACACTATAACCACACTACATCAGGgccaccactaccactcccatcttctgcTTCAGCTCCCTTGGGGCTCGCTGCATATACACACACGAAAAATGCTATGAATTACTGATGACACTTGGTACAtatataacttaaaggggttgtcccatgaaaaatataaaaaaaaattcaaaccagcacctggatctgaatacttttgtaatagcaTGTAGTTAAATATTTTgcatattaatcaccaatattaatcACCGTCCACCACTTATCTGTCATCGCCCCTCTCTGGGAAACCGGTTTACTCCTGGGCGGAGCCTGCTCTCAAAACCGACACAATCGCAGCATGTTTCTATGTAAATTTCTAACAGGACCTTCGTCCTCCTCTGATTCAACATCGTAGACGGGTATATCGGAACCCACCTGATGCCGAACTATATACGGTGTGGCCTCCCACCAATTGTCCAGTTTTCCACAAGGCCTCTTCTAACTTACCAGCACACGATTTCCCGGGGAGAAGACTTCAGTCCATATTGGCACCGAGTTAGGGTGCTTCAGTCGCTGCAACCGTTCTCCTACCACCTTGTGGACGATCCGCAACCATCGCCGATGTTCTCAAATCCACTTGGTTGTAGTACGTGCTTGCTCACTGTCAGACGAGGGCATGTTCAACTCTTCCAGCTCTCTCCCAGCCCGACCAAACATAAGCATGTACATTGAGTAACTGGTCATGCTGTACACCCGGTTATTATAGGTCCAAATCAATTCGAGGAGATACTCCGGCCATCTGGATTTCTGATCCTTTTCAAGTGTCCTCACCATCTGAAGGAGTGTACGATTGAAGCGTTCAAATGCCCTATTCCGTTGCGGGTGATACGTTGTGGTCCGGGACTTCTCGATACCATACAGGTGATATAGTTCTTGGACACCCATACACCTGTATAAAACGATGGCAGACGGCTTCCGCTGCTGACTAGGCCGTCTGGTCTCGGGTGAGCACTGCCCCCGCAAACTTTGTAAAATGATTGGTCATAACCAAACAAAAACCATGACCCGACTTAGTGCCCCACCTGCACATAATCTATCATCAATAGTTCTAATGGCTGGGACATTTGGATGGTCTGAATCGGAGCCCTGTGCTCCACCCTTTTGCTTAGGTCGCAAGCTCTGCACATCTGACAGGCCTTCTCCACCATCCGTTCGAGATCTGGGCAGTAAACCAGACTATGTAGCCACTTATAGGTTTTATCACTACCAAAGTGGGCACCCCTCTCATTAGCTATTTGAGCAGCCGCGGGAGCAGTGGCAACCGGGATAATGATTTGCCACCGCTGTTCTAACTCTGCCCGTGTATAGACCTTTCAATACAACAGGTCGTGGGCCACTGTCAGCTTGTCCCACTGCCAGAGCTGCTTGTGGCCCTCAGGCATCAAACTTTCTCGCTCCTCTGACTTTGGCCACGTCTTATGCCGGACCCACTGTTTTACCCTCCAAATATCTTCACACTCATTCTGGTCCGGCACCCAATCTGCATGGTTTCTTCCTAACAGCACAGAGGCCCTTGCGCCACCCCCTCTTGAGTGTGCCACCTCCGCAAGGGAAGGTAGGTGACCCAGGTCAGGAGTCTGAGAGTCCTCCAGGTCAATCTCAACATCTCCATCCAGGGAGCCCACAGGTACTCTTTACAATGCATCAGCGTTAGCATTCTCTTTCCCAGACCAGAACTTGATCCAGTAGTTTAACTTCGCCAGCTGAGCTATCCACCTCTTTTCCAAGGCTCCCAACTTCACATTATTCAGGTGTGCCAAAGGGTTATTATCTGTCAGCACCAACACCTCCATCCCAGTCAGGTATTCGGCGAAGCGTTCCGTCATTGCTCAGACCAAGGCCAACAGTTCTAACTTAAAGGAGCTGTAATTGTCCGGGTTTCTCTTGGACCCTCAGAGGGAGCGACTCCCATACGCACTAGTACAGCACCCAGGCCATGCAGGCTCCCATCTGTATACAACAGAAATGGGGTATCGAACTGAGCATAAGCTAAGATCTGGGCTTTTGTCAGAGCATCTTTCACTTCATCTAGTGCTTTCTCCTGCCCACAAAACTGGACGGTTCTTAGGGCCATTGGCTGTCCCCTGGAGCAATTAATTCAAGCGCCCCATGTGCAAACTTAGGGATAAATCGAAGGTAGTACCCTGTCAGCCTCAAAAATGCCTGGAGTTCTTGTAGGGTCTTCAGTCATGGCCACTTCTGAATCGCTTACACTTTTCCGGGAGAGGGTTCTACCCCTTCTGTGGTCACAACATGGCCCAGATACTCAATGCTTCGATGAAAGAGTTGACACTATTTTTTGGTTTTATCTTCAGCCCATGGTCCCTTAAGCGTTGGAGGACCTGCCACAGCCGGGCCAGGTGGTCTTCAAAGGACTTCCTCAAGTCCACCACATCGTCAAGATAGATCAACACTGATTCAAAGTTAAGGTCCCTCAGACAATGCTCCATTAACCGTTGGAATGTACCCGGAGCGTTGGTTAGTCCGAATGGCATCCAATTGAATTCATACAACTTCATCGGGAGGATGAACGCGGTCTTCACCTTATCTCTCTTCGCCATAGCCACCTTCCAGTATCCGCTGACCAAGTCGAGGGTAGAGAAGAACTGTGCTCTTCCCAGTGCGGACAACGTCTCTTCGATCCTCGGGAGGGGGTAAGCGTCCCATACAGTATTTGCGTTCAGCTTCCGGTAATCAACGCAGACCCAGAGAGACCCATATTTTTTTTCGGACCAGTACCACTGGTGCCACCCATGGACCTTGTGAAGGATCTGCCAATATCGCTCTCGGATCGGTGGGGAGTCCTCGTGGGGATTTCATGTTCTATCGCTGTCGCACACCCAAAATCCGCCTCATGGCAGGAGAAGGCAGCTTGGTACTGCCACAGAAGGGTCTCTACTTTCTCTCGCTGCTCGGGAGTCAGGGTTCCCTGCTCCATACCCATGTGTGGCAGGCGCAACACTATGAAgcgccttttgcgctgtggcattagaagaattttgatgtcTCTGACTTTTactctaaccagactgtctattactctgtaattgctctagcgccgttctatggaaacagtaggtttaaagagcacaccaaatgtttctaataacttctttattaacttcaacttttcttcatatattacACTGCCGCTTcctcagcagatagtccatgcacAAAACACGTGtttaaaagatatcacaaaatggcggtatgattaagatggtggttcaactgttcaatcttgtcatttaacataaaatggtgggtatatttctctcttgagtatctgtactctcactttaagttatttaagcactttatgatctctctgagagatatatctgaggtctaatagttcTGCTttctcaacttggtttgcagtttgcagtacgaaattgcttatgatctggtatgagcagttcgcagtttgtatgcaatttgtatggaatctggtttgtatgcttgcaatttgtatttgcaaatgGTTTTGCATTTGGCAATTTGAacttgcaattggtggaactgtaagtaaacacatatatatctagttcagtatacagttctaaacacaatactaataatatgaacattatataactgttttaactacctattttggcctcttgttcccataaaactcagctctcagtgaagtgaatgtctcttcagctcctgtctctggtgaataatgattctagaagAACGAACTGGGGtgtaaggctggctgtgattggtgaaaactcttgctgcataagaagctggctgtgattggtctagacttctgcccagtagcaacagattaacactatgctttctgttgtttctgctgtgtgactgagcttaccttacattacaaaatgaatcttaaaggcatagtatctttttctgcttctgtgaacataaACTTTAACAGTTATataacatccaaaacatgatctcacagtaaataactctgcttttgtctttaacacataaacataggaactgtatttaggcgattggcaggtctagctgtatacacatataaggctatACTAGAAACCTAGGGCAGGTtccagctggccagctacactcccgcCAAAATTaactataattctatgttcttagtggtaggacttgaatatgaatttgaggaattttccatcaggttctcaacttccaagtgtcttttatcactctcaagtagaacaactaacttctgtataggacgttccaacttgagtggagtagtgagacgttttccttttttgtcaagttttgagtctcctatttgtaacaacactcttcttactagtttgtcttcattgacttctaggtaaatcttctttcactaacactatgtcaccaacttggacatttattctgggtgtttgccatttacttaaCAGCATAACATTGGCTAAGTATTCTTTCCTCcctctattccaaaactgttctgataaaTATTGAAATCTTTGCCATCTTCTTCTGGCATATAAATCCCCTTTGGTGAACTTGACAGGGGGTGGCTGTATATAATCAGACTTAAGgtaaagtagatggttgggagttaaagggtccaaacttgttggatcttTGATGTTattaactgtaagtggacgactaaATCACCTACGGTCTCAATATAAACGGTCCACTCCCGTACCTTACAAAATAACACAACAAAGAAGGAGTGTATAACACACCAATGTAAGGAAATGCAAATCAATTTTATTAAAGTATCTATAAAATGTACATAATGCAtgatatatataagtaaataagcAGGGACAACCACAGTCCTACATCACCCTATTATCAGCCCAGTCATATAAAATGTATAGATAATATCTCAATATTTCAATACATAAATGACAATTTATCTAAAAAGATATATAACAGGAAAGAGCATGAGATATGTGCAGATGGCGTTTGAGCCCCTCTATTACTAAGCGGCTATACGGCCTGGGTCCAAAATAAACAAGTGACAATACCAGGTCATGCACTGAGTAATAAGGCTACATACCTATACGGTTGGGACAGATGGTAGGGCAATGGCGCTCCTCGACGCGCCTTTCGCGTGTTGTTCGCTTCCTCAGGAGGATATTATCTATACATTTTATATAACTGGGCTGATAATAGGGTGATGTAGGACTGTGGTTGTCCCGtgaatcagcagggtggcagcagtgggagttcgggagtagtgttgatcgagcaccaaagtgctcgggtgctctggccgaacacatcaggatgctcgggtgctctaccgagtacccgagtataatggaagccaataggagaacccaagcattaaaccaggcaccccctgctctgaagaggggagggtgcctgtttcataggaaaaggtcagaaatggatggaaacaccaccaaaatggttctggaacagcatggggagaatgtctgaatgcatcttggactcccaggtcactgctgggaactatgttttccgagtagtacgccactttagtACGCcattgacaataatacacacaaaatcgaagataaaatcgattttagagaaaaaattgttagtaagcattctttcctatataacTACTTGTATACAAAGTGCAAGTtcggccaaaaattacaagcaagagacactccgatacaacctgtatattacataaaggagggcctcattcacattgtggtacaattgttcaggtagtgggactactacactcataaagcctatgcactaagtgaaagggctgccaaaaattacaaggaactggcactccaatacatcctttgttacacataaaggagggcatcatacacacccttgaaaaattatgattgatggcctgctggtgaccctctaaaacatttgtagcaagggcctgctgattagagttgagcgaacacctggatgttcgggttcgagaagttcggccgaacatcccggaaatgttcgggttcgggatccgaacccgatccgaacttcgtcccgaacccgaaccccattgaagtcaatggggacccgaacttttcggcactaaaacggctgtaaaacagcccaggaaagggctagagggctgcaaaaggcagcaacatgtaggtaaatcccctgcaaacaaatgtggatagggaaattaattaaaataaaaattaaataaataaaaattaaccaaaatcaattggagagaggttccatagcagagaatctggcttcccgtcacccaccactggaacagtccattctcagatatttaggccccggcacccaggcagaggagagaggtcccgtaacagacaatctggcttcatgtcagcagagaatcagtcttcatgtcatagcagagaatcaggcttcacgtcaaccaccactgtaatagtccattttcataaatttaggcccagcacccaggcagaggagagaggtcccgtaacagacaatctggcttcatgtcagcagagaatcagtcttcatatcatagcagagaatctggcttcccgttacccaccactggaacagtccattctcagatatttaggccccggcacccaggcagaggagagaggtcccgtaacagacaatctggcttcatgtcagcagagaatcagtcttcatatcatagcagagaatcaggcttcacgtcagccaccactgcaacagtccattgtcataaattcaggcccagcacccaggcagaggagagaggtcccgtaacagacaatctggcttcatgtcagcagagaatcagtctgcatgtcatagcagagaatgaggcttcacgtcacccaccactgcaacagtccattttcataaatttaggcccagcacccaggcagaggagagaggtcccgtaacagaggatctggcttcatgtcaccagagaatcagtctgcatgtcatagcagagaatcaggcttcacgtcacccaccactgcaacagtccattttcataaatttaggcccagcacccaggcagaggagagaggtcccgtaacagaggatctggcttcatgtcaccagagaatcagtctgcatgtcatagcagagaatgaggcttcacgtcagccaccactgcaacaatccattggcatatatttaggcctagcacacaggcagaggagaggttcattcaactttgggtagccttgcaatataatggtaaaatgaaaataaaaataggattgaatgaggaagtgccctggagtccaataatatatggttatggggaggtagttaatgtctaatctggacaagggacggacaggtcctgtgggatccatgcctggttcatttttatgaacgtcagcttgtccacattggctgtagacaggcggctgcgtttgtctgtaatgacgccccctgccgtgctgaatacacgttcagacaaaacgctggctgccgggcaggccagcacctccaaggcataaaaggctagctctggccacgtggacaatttagagacccagaagttgaatggggccgaaccatcagtcagtacgtggaggggtgtgcacacgtactgttccaccatgttagtgaaatgttgcctcctgctaacacgttgcgtatcaggtggtggtgcagttagctgtggcgtgttgacaaaagttttccacatctctgccatgctaaccctgccctcagaggagctggccgtgacacagctgccttggcgacctcttgctcctcctctgccttggccttgggcttccacttgttcccctgtgacatttgggaatgctctcagtagcgcgtctaccaacgtgcgcttgtactcgcgcatcttcctatcacgctccagtgcaggaagtaaggtgggcacattgtctttgtagcgtggatccagcagggtggcaacccagtagtccgcacaggttaaaatgtgggcaactctgctgtcgttgcgcaggcactgcagcatgtagtcgctcatgtgtgccaggctgcccaggggtaaggacaagctgtcctctgtgggaggcgtatcgtcatcgtcctgcctttccccccagccacgcaccagtgatggacccgagctgcgttgggtgccaccccgctgtgaccatgcttcatcctcatcctcctccacctcctcctcatcctcgtcctcctcgtcctccagtagtgggccctggctggccacatttgtacctggcctctgctgttgccaaaaacctccctctgagtcacttcgaagagactggcctgaaagtgctaaaaatgacccctcttcctcctcctcctcctcctcctcctgggccacctcctcttccatcatcgccctaagtgttttctcaaggagacatagaagtggtattgtaacgctgataacggtgtcatcgccactggcc
Proteins encoded in this region:
- the LOC122920813 gene encoding 4-galactosyl-N-acetylglucosaminide 3-alpha-L-fucosyltransferase FUT6-like translates to MDHQGKTLTLKTIFVILIVQLCLAIILYSFYNYENRSVSSYEFSYTSIHRELANDTKIILVWTWPFGDTFPLNECPPYTNISGCFYTANRTLYSSADAIVMHHRDVCHSRKQLPQIPRSPNQYWVWFNLESPSHSPHLHFMDNLINLTMSYRADSDIFSPYGWLEPNQREENFTISPKTKLVAWAISNWNPKSNRVRYYKELKKFLPVDIYGRQHLALPTNEHEKTLSKYKFYLAFENTIHEDYITEKLWKNALKSGCVPVVLGPPRKNYERFIPKDSFLHVDDFSTPEELAKYILKLDNDDKAYQQYFTWRSRLHPFADTNWQTHYCRVCKAIKEAPAYKTISKLGEWYK